In Syngnathus scovelli strain Florida chromosome 11, RoL_Ssco_1.2, whole genome shotgun sequence, one DNA window encodes the following:
- the parp3 gene encoding protein mono-ADP-ribosyltransferase PARP3, with protein sequence MAPKRRSAAATKAGCKKAKAEPEAPKPKDAFTSAKEALLAAGPQTKGRRKVDEHCSLSGSGEVHEDFDCMLNQTNIGHNNNKFYVIQIIKAANKYHVWNRWGRVGETGQSKLNMFSDIEGAIKDFEKKFKDKTKNNWNDRENFVCHSGKYTLIEVDGDQDAEVKVDSVDGNTVKVSKNVLPCTLDKATQALIKLIFSNDMFKEAMECMNLDIKKMPLGKLSKLQIAKGFEVLEEIEAALNQKSKRPQLEELSSKFFTAIPHNFGRNRPPIIDNNDIVDKKKEMLMVLADIELAQTLKSETEKAQEEMIEVVPDPLDQDYESLKSKLSLMDKSTETFKIIETYLKQTQGYRKPKIVNVWEVDRQSEGERFQENDALENRRLLWHGTNIAVVAAILKSGLRIMPHSGGRVGRGIYFASENSKSASYVRTSKKTGVMFLSEVALGREHTITKDNPSLKKAPNGYDSVVARGEVEPDPSKDTFITLEGKKVAVPQGKPIKQSQYADSYFSNSEYLIYKESQCRLRFLLELNM encoded by the exons ATGGCACCAAAGAGACGATCTGCCGCTGCTACCAAAGCGGGTTGCAAGAAGGCGAAGGCAGAACCCGAGGCACCGAAGCCGAAGGATGCCTTTACCTCCGCTAAAGAAGCCCTTCTGGCCGCAGGGCCACAAACCAAAGGCAGGAGGAAGGTGGACGAACactgctcactgtcagggagtgGAGAG GTGCACGAAGACTTTGACTGCATGCTCAATCAGACGAATATTGGACACAACAATAATAAGTTCTATGTAATTCAAATCATTAAAGCAGCCAACAAGTACCATGTGTGGAACAGATGGGGCAGAGTG GGCGAGACAGGACAATCCAAACTGAATATGTTTTCAGATATTGAAGGTGCCATAAAGGACTTTGAAAAAAAGTTTAAGGACAAGACAAAGAACAACTGGAATGATCGTGAGAATTTTGTGTGTCACTCTGGGAAGTACACTTTGATTGAGGTGGATGGAGATCAGGATGCTGAAGTCAAG GTGGACAGTGTGGATGGAAATACTGTCAAAGTCAGTAAAAATGTGCTACCTTGCACCCTGGATAAAGCTACACAGGCGCTCATCAAGCTCATTTTCAGCAATGACATGTTCAAAGAGGCAATGGAATGTATGAACTTAG ATATCAAGAAGATGCCACTAGGTAAGCTCAGTAAGCTGCAGATCGCAAAGGGCTTCGAGGTGCTGGAAGAAATTGAAGCAGCCTTGAATCAAAAGAGCAAAAGGCCGCAGCTTGAAGAACTTTCCTCCAAGTTCTTCACAGCGATCCCGCATAACTTTGGTCGCAACAGACCACCAATCATCGACAACAACGACATTGTGGACAAGAAGAAAGAGATGCTGATG GTGCTGGCTGATATCGAGCTCGCCCAGACCCTGAAATCAGAGACGGAGAAGGCACAGGAAGAGATGATAGAAGTGGTTCCTGACCCGCTCGACCAGGACTACGAGTCCCTCAAGAGCAAGCTTTCTCTGATGGATAAAAGCACAGAAACATTCAAGATAATCGAAACATACTTGAAGCAAACACAGGGCTATCGTAAGCCCAAAATTGTCAATGTATGGGAAGTTGACAGACAGAGCGAG GGGGAGCGATTTCAGGAGAATGATGCACTGGAGAACCGCCGTCTGCTGTGGCATGGCACGAACATCGCGGTAGTGGCCGCGATACTGAAGAGCGGCCTGAGGATAATGCCCCATTCGGGGGGCCGCGTTGGTCGCGGTATCTATTTTGCATCTGAAAACAGCAAGTCAGCATCTTATG TGCGCACGTCCAAAAAAACCGGCGTGATGTTTTTGAGTGAAGTGGCCCTCGGGAGAGAACATACCATCACTAAAGACAACCCCTCATTGAAAAAGGCTCCTAACGGATACGATTCTGTCGTTGCGCGTGGTGAGGTGGAACCAG ATCCCTCTAAAGACACCTTCATCACCCTTGAGGGCAAGAAAGTGGCCGTCCCACAGGGTAAGCCTATCAAGCAGTCTCAGTACGCTGACAGCTACTTCAGCAACAGTGAATATCTCATCTACAAAGAGAGTCAGTGTCGCCTGCGCTTCTTGCTTGAGCTCAATATGTAA
- the gpr61l gene encoding probable G-protein coupled receptor: MAEKFIPMISSVSNQPNPNFSTVPWDQHPTVPSDVGVVTSSQSQLKDLFGLFCMVTLNLIALLANIGVMVAIARAPHLKRFAFVCHLCAVDLLCAILLMPLGIISSSPFFGTVVFTVLECRVYLFLNVFLICLSILTITAISVERYFYIVHPMRYEVKMTINLAIGVMFFIWIKSVVLALLTLFGWPAYGNQSSIAAAHCSLHASHSRLRGSFAVLYSVLCFLVPSVIIFSVYCAVYRVARSAALQQVPAVSTWASANPYKNRSDSIGSQTTMIDTNRSLPQRLSPERAFSGGKAAITLVFIVGQFLICWLPYFIFHLQMSLTGSMRSPGDLEEAVNWLAFSSFAVNPFFYGLLNRQIREELVKFRRCCLTQPVDFGVSSHEGSLQENFLQFIQRTTSTAETRSSPRSTLDHRVKIPGQIPEDHT, translated from the coding sequence ATGGCGGAGAAGTTTATTCCTATGATTTCGTCTGTCTCAAATCAGCCCAATCCAAATTTTTCAACTGTCCCATGGGACCAACATCCAACAGTTCCTTCCGACGTGGGCGTGGTCACGAGCTCCCAGTCGCAGCTCAAGGATCTTTTTGGCTTGTTCTGCATGGTGACGCTGAACCTTATCGCTTTGTTGGCCAACATTGGCGTGATGGTGGCTATCGCTCGCGCCCCACACTTGAAGAGGTTCGCTTTTGTGTGCCACCTTTGCGCTGTGGACCTACTGTGCGCCATTCTCCTCATGCCCCTGGGGATCATATCCAGCTCTCCCTTTTTCGGAACGGTGGTGTTCACCGTTCTGGAGTGTCGGGTTTACCTTTTCCTCAATGTATTTCTCATCTGTTTATCCATTCTCACTATCACGGCTATCAGCGTTGAACGCTACTTCTACATCGTGCACCCGATGCGATACGAAGTTAAGATGACGATCAATTTAGCCATCGGTGTCATGTTTTTTATCTGGATCAAGTCGGTTGTCCTGGCTTTGTTGACTCTGTTTGGATGGCCGGCATATGGGAACCAAAGCTCCATCGCTGCGGCTCACTGCTCTCTCCATGCGAGCCACAGTCGCCTTAGAGGATCTTTTGCCGTGCTCTACAGTGTTCTCTGTTTCCTGGTTCCTTCGGTGATCATCTTCTCCGTGTACTGCGCCGTGTACAGGGTCGCTCGTTCAGCTGCCCTGCAACAAGTGCCCGCTGTTTCAACGTGGGCCAGCGCAAACCCGTATAAGAATCGGTCGGATTCCATCGGCAGCCAGACCACCATGATCGACACCAACCGCTCTCTGCCCCAGAGACTTTCCCCGGAAAGGGCCTTCAGCGGGGGCAAGGCGGCCATCACCTTAGTGTTCATTGTGGGCCAGTTCTTGATCTGCTGGCTGCCTTACTTCATCTTCCACCTGCAAATGTCTCTGACCGGATCCATGCGCAGCCCAGGAGACTTGGAAGAAGCAGTCAACTGGCTCGCCTTTTCCTCATTTGCAGTCAACCCGTTCTTTTACGGTTTGCTCAACAGGCAGATCAGAGAGGAGCTGGTCAAGTTTCGCCGCTGCTGCCTTACCCAGCCGGTGGATTTTGGCGTTAGCAGCCATGAGGGGTCCCTGCAGGAGAACTTCCTCCAGTTCATCCAGAGAACCACCAGCACAGCTGAAACCCGCTCCAGTCCCAGAAGCACTCTTGACCACAGGGTTAAGATCCCAGGGCAAATACCAGAAGATCACACTTAG
- the cav3 gene encoding caveolin-3: MADQYQYNANDEKIMKDSNTKEIDLINRDPKQINEDVVKVEFEDVIAEPDGTHSLDGVWKLSYTTFTVSKYWCYRILSAIFGIPVALIWGFLFALISFCHIWAVMPCIKSCLIESQCVSRIYLLCIQTFCDPLFEALGKIFGSVRVALRKEV, translated from the exons ATGGCGGACCAGTACCAGTACAACGCCAACGATGAAAAGATCATGAAGGACAGCAACACCAAGGAGATCGATCTTATCAACCGTGACCCGAAGCAGATCAATGAGGACGTGGTGAAG GTGGAGTTCGAGGACGTCATCGCGGAGCCAGATGGCACACACAGCCTGGACGGCGTCTGGAAGCTCAGCTACACCACCTTCACCGTGTCCAAGTACTGGTGCTACCGCATTCTGTCCGCCATCTTCGGCATCCCCGTGGCTCTCATCTGGGGCTTCCTGTTTGCCTTAATCTCCTTCTGCCACATCTGGGCGGTGATGCCCTGCATCAAGAGCTGCCTGATTGAGTCGCAGTGCGTCAGCCGCATTTACTTGCTGTGCATTCAGACCTTCTGCGATCCTTTGTTCGAAGCCCTGGGCAAGATCTTCGGCAGCGTACGCGTGGCACTGCGCAAGGAGGTCTAA
- the oxtra gene encoding oxytocin receptor: MESFLNQSDLWPVNNSWSSEPNQTNPLKRNEEVAKVEVAVLALILFLALTGNLCVLAAIRSAKHSQSRMYYFMKHLSIADLVVAVFQVLPQLIWKITFRFYGPDLVCRLVKYLQVVGMFASTYMLVLMSVDRCLAICQPLRSLHRRKDRFYVVFSWSLSMLLSLPQMFIFSLREVGSAGSGVYDCWGDFIMPWGAKAYITWISLTIYIIPVGILSVCYGLISFKIWQNFKLKTRREQCISLTPKSRKGTSALARVSSVKLISKAKMTTVKMTFVIVLAYIVCWTPFFSVQMWSAWDPAAPREVMPFIISMLLASLNSCCNPWIYMCFAGHLFHDLRQNFLCCPARYLKSSRCRCERDLDCSHKSISSTLVIKSTGSQKSITQTSST; encoded by the exons ATGGAGAGCTTTTTGAACCAAAGTGACTTGTGGCCGGTGAACAACTCATGGTCCTCCGAGCCGAACCAGACGAACCCCTTGAAAAGGAACGAGGAGGTGGCCAAGGTGGAAGTGGCCGTCCTCGCCCTGATTCTCTTCCTGGCGCTCACCGGCAACCTGTGCGTCCTGGCGGCCATTCGCAGCGCCAAGCACAGCCAGTCGCGCATGTACTACTTCATGAAGCACTTGAGCATCGCCGATCTGGTGGTGGCCGTATTCCAGGTCCTGCCCCAACTCATCTGGAAAATCACCTTCCGCTTCTACGGCCCGGATCTGGTGTGCAGGCTGGTCAAGTACCTGCAGGTGGTGGGCATGTTCGCCTCCACCTACATGCTGGTGCTCATGTCTGTGGACAGATGCCTGGCTATCTGCCAGCCTCTGCGCTCACTGCACAGGAGGAAGGACCGCTTTTACGTGGTGTTCTCCTGGAGCCTCAGTATGCTCCTCAGCCTGCCGCAAATGTTCATCTTCTCCCTCAGGGAGGTGGGTTCGGCCGGTTCCGGGGTGTATGACTGCTGGGGCGACTTCATCATGCCGTGGGGGGCCAAGGCGTACATCACGTGGATCAGCTTGACCATCTACATCATCCCGGTGGGAATCCTGAGCGTGTGCTATGGTCTGATCAGTTTCAAAATATGGCAGAACTTTAAGCTGAAGACCAGGCGggagcaatgcatcagcctgaCACCCAAGAGCCGCAAAGGTACCAGCGCGTTGGCGCGCGTGAGCAGCGTCAAACTCATTTCCAAGGCCAAGATGACCACCGTCAAGATGACGTTTGTCATCGTGCTGGCGTACATCGTGTGCTGGACTCCCTTCTTCTCCGTGCAGATGTGGTCTGCGTGGGATCCTGCAGCCCCACGTGAGG TGATGCCCTTCATCATCTCCATGCTGCTGGCCAGCCTCAACAGTTGCTGCAACCCGTGGATCTACATGTGTTTCGCGGGGCACCTCTTCCATGACCTGCGGCAGAACTTTCTCTGCTGCCCGGCGCGCTACCTCAAGTCGTCGCGGTGTCGTTGCGAGCGCGACTTGGACTGCAGTCACAAGAGCATCTCGTCCACCTTGGTCATTAAGAGCACGGGCAGCCAGAAGAGCATCACGCAGACATCCAGCACGTGA